In Candidatus Eisenbacteria bacterium, a single window of DNA contains:
- a CDS encoding zinc ribbon domain-containing protein, producing MTTGFCPECGAGYPPEVVACPRCRAVLTTEPPSREAAPEVVHRVPDAAAGALLLGVLEHHGVEALLRTTTLPGYGSVRRDWGTSAWGEIIVAPDAAAEARALIAEYLAALERGGAVRDEDVGEPDTET from the coding sequence GTGACGACGGGTTTCTGCCCGGAGTGCGGCGCCGGCTATCCGCCTGAAGTCGTGGCGTGCCCGCGTTGCCGCGCGGTGCTCACGACCGAGCCACCGTCGCGCGAGGCGGCGCCCGAGGTCGTGCATCGAGTGCCCGATGCCGCGGCCGGCGCGCTGCTGCTCGGTGTGCTGGAGCACCACGGCGTCGAGGCACTGCTGCGCACCACGACGCTGCCGGGCTATGGCTCGGTGCGGCGTGACTGGGGGACCAGCGCGTGGGGGGAGATCATCGTGGCTCCCGACGCGGCGGCGGAAGCGCGCGCGCTGATCGCGGAATACCTCGCGGCACTCGAGCGCGGCGGCGCGGTGCGAGACGAAGACGTCGGAGAGCCGGACACCGAGACTTGA